Proteins found in one Vagococcus carniphilus genomic segment:
- a CDS encoding prealbumin-like fold domain-containing protein has translation MRKIIIWVTLLLVTVVSSQQVYAEMPRLDNQMTIQLSHDNQGQEATPFSVYEISREDYEEALNNKYEMSSEKTNEWLSEIRANKVREVVASSDQKAVFDLPKYSDSQGLNYYVILQSQPDKDELSTQVIYEALPIFLSFENVESDFFEINTKRVSHSSSIYFFKYSSGERQLPLEKAQFVLYRELLDGKREYLMNPKNDSWKSINQLTDAYQFESNKDGLVLIPYLELLPGTYYFEETKAPKGFKITKESQKIPLVVKSDSISGLVMTINAEVLETLKAGQLPQEVIAKGTPRVLNDSIKRPPKKDIPNEEQPKKNVFLPKTGEHMWQFSSVGLALIFIGIIIRKRGKENE, from the coding sequence ATGAGAAAAATAATTATTTGGGTAACTTTATTACTAGTTACTGTTGTTAGTTCTCAACAAGTTTATGCTGAAATGCCAAGATTAGACAATCAAATGACTATTCAACTCTCACACGATAATCAGGGGCAAGAAGCTACACCTTTTTCAGTGTATGAAATTTCTAGAGAAGACTATGAAGAAGCGTTAAATAATAAATACGAAATGTCTTCAGAAAAAACAAATGAATGGTTATCAGAAATTAGAGCAAATAAAGTTCGAGAAGTCGTGGCAAGTTCAGATCAAAAAGCAGTGTTCGATTTACCTAAATACAGTGACTCACAAGGTTTAAATTACTATGTTATCCTTCAAAGTCAACCAGATAAGGATGAATTAAGTACTCAAGTTATCTATGAAGCACTCCCCATTTTTTTGTCTTTTGAAAATGTTGAATCAGATTTTTTTGAAATCAACACAAAACGAGTGTCACACTCTTCATCTATTTATTTTTTTAAGTATAGTTCGGGTGAGAGACAATTACCTTTAGAAAAGGCTCAATTTGTTTTATATAGAGAATTACTAGACGGAAAACGTGAGTATTTAATGAATCCTAAAAATGATAGCTGGAAATCGATTAATCAGTTAACTGATGCCTACCAGTTTGAATCAAATAAAGATGGATTAGTTCTCATTCCATACTTAGAGCTATTACCTGGCACCTACTATTTTGAAGAAACAAAAGCACCAAAAGGATTTAAGATAACAAAAGAATCACAAAAAATTCCTTTAGTGGTTAAATCAGATTCTATATCGGGATTAGTGATGACTATTAACGCAGAGGTATTAGAAACATTAAAAGCAGGACAATTACCACAAGAAGTAATCGCTAAAGGAACACCACGCGTGTTGAATGATTCTATTAAGCGACCACCTAAAAAAGATATTCCTAATGAGGAACAACCGAAAAAGAATGTTTTTTTACCTAAAACAGGTGAGCATATGTGGCAATTTTCAAGTGTTGGATTGGCTTTAATATTTATTGGAATAATTATAAGGAAAAGGGGAAAAGAAAATGAATAA
- a CDS encoding HTH domain-containing protein, whose translation MKTIIESYNQRQLDILDILYSKKDWTTIKNIATVLNVTEQTINNDLKKIADIGQENFIIETSLKLGISVPELDAQTLTSLKSSILKNATSIKFILSIFNNPYENLNFHADKLYTSRSTLHRYLGTLNTKLDRYNLSILQDNGGLFLFSENESDLRRFLSILLNETFDFNNKNFIDPDLLIYIEQRIQKMITNSNFINTNDHIIYLQNLYFVSLIRNSQNFSLPSITFNFNYQLDKHDFKEKELSANSMTLPSTTLINAEITNSTLIDIENFIFSNSLTHTSTLDEENNLQIIDGFISDIFTKNNMKPNEERVTFFISSINKLFFNKINSVIPNFLIIDPYQTFATEVKRNYPDIFRLTLQYINHLEANIHAELHSNINEIIHTLFISFPEIMDISYKGNVSIISSHSAEHANFLKKLVCNRIDINTNFSHFITSMSEQDFQLPKQTKLIITNSINIYQNEANAILVSDYPSNKELSDVKVKLKECCVYRNEI comes from the coding sequence ATGAAGACGATAATCGAATCATATAATCAACGCCAATTAGATATTCTTGATATTTTATACAGTAAAAAAGATTGGACTACTATTAAAAATATCGCTACAGTATTAAATGTAACAGAGCAAACTATTAATAATGATTTAAAAAAAATAGCGGACATTGGCCAAGAAAATTTTATTATTGAGACTTCTTTAAAATTAGGCATTAGTGTTCCGGAGCTAGACGCACAAACATTAACTTCACTAAAGTCGAGCATTTTAAAAAATGCTACTTCAATTAAATTTATTTTATCTATTTTCAACAATCCTTATGAGAATCTAAACTTCCATGCTGACAAATTGTATACAAGTCGCTCAACTCTTCATCGTTATTTAGGTACTCTTAATACTAAACTTGATAGATACAATCTATCTATTCTGCAAGATAACGGGGGACTTTTTTTATTCTCCGAAAATGAATCAGATTTACGCCGTTTTTTATCTATTCTTTTAAATGAAACTTTTGATTTTAACAATAAAAATTTTATTGACCCAGATTTACTCATTTATATTGAACAACGTATTCAAAAAATGATTACCAATAGCAATTTTATCAATACTAATGATCATATTATTTATCTGCAAAATCTATATTTTGTTTCTCTAATCCGAAATTCTCAAAACTTTAGTTTACCTTCAATCACTTTTAATTTTAATTATCAACTTGATAAACACGACTTTAAAGAAAAAGAATTATCCGCAAACTCAATGACACTTCCCTCTACTACTTTAATCAATGCAGAAATCACTAATTCGACTCTGATTGATATTGAAAATTTTATCTTCAGCAACTCTTTAACTCACACTAGCACTTTAGATGAAGAGAATAATTTACAAATTATTGATGGTTTTATCTCGGATATCTTTACGAAAAACAATATGAAACCTAATGAAGAAAGAGTTACTTTTTTTATTAGTTCAATAAATAAACTCTTTTTTAATAAAATTAATTCCGTGATTCCAAATTTCTTAATAATTGATCCTTATCAAACCTTTGCTACAGAGGTGAAACGTAATTATCCTGATATTTTTAGACTAACACTTCAATATATCAATCATTTAGAAGCAAATATACATGCGGAACTTCATTCAAATATCAATGAAATTATTCATACTCTTTTTATTAGTTTTCCTGAAATTATGGATATTTCTTATAAAGGGAATGTTTCAATTATCAGCTCACACTCTGCAGAACATGCCAATTTCTTGAAAAAATTAGTTTGCAACCGAATTGATATAAATACTAATTTTTCTCATTTTATAACTTCTATGAGTGAGCAAGATTTTCAATTACCTAAGCAAACAAAACTAATCATTACAAACTCGATTAACATCTATCAAAACGAGGCTAACGCGATTCTTGTTAGTGATTATCCTTCTAATAAAGAATTAAGTGATGTTAAAGTTAAATTAAAAGAGTGTTGTGTCTATAGAAATGAAATTTAA